One window of Clostridia bacterium genomic DNA carries:
- the thrB gene encoding homoserine kinase yields the protein MIRVKVPATTANLGPGFDCMGMALKIYNYIELEPVDKGLEINIKGITDETIPKDENNLVFISMKKVFDRLNYHPEGLRINLTNNIPLARGLGSSAACIVGGMLAANYLADNSLSIKQVIEMATELEGHPDNVVPAIIGGMTVCSLNDKIIEYVKINLPQELKLCVMVPDFKLSTKQAREVLPQKLSREDAVFNIGRASMLVACMAAGKFDLMWNSMQDRVHQPYRKKLIPGMDEIFDAAKRAGAHGMFISGAGPTLIAIISGDDESFKEQMESVVSSLREDWTVNIVDPCSQGAKVELIH from the coding sequence ATGATAAGGGTAAAAGTTCCTGCGACAACAGCAAATCTAGGTCCAGGGTTTGACTGTATGGGGATGGCCTTAAAAATATATAATTATATTGAACTGGAGCCGGTTGATAAGGGTTTGGAGATAAATATAAAAGGGATAACAGATGAAACGATACCAAAGGATGAGAATAATCTTGTATTTATTTCTATGAAGAAAGTGTTTGATAGATTGAATTATCATCCTGAAGGGTTGAGAATAAATTTGACAAATAATATTCCCTTGGCAAGGGGGTTGGGTAGCAGTGCTGCCTGTATTGTGGGAGGGATGCTTGCAGCTAATTATCTTGCTGACAATAGCCTATCAATAAAACAAGTTATTGAAATGGCCACTGAACTGGAAGGACATCCAGACAATGTAGTTCCTGCTATAATCGGGGGGATGACAGTCTGCTCGTTAAATGATAAAATAATTGAGTATGTAAAAATCAATTTACCTCAAGAATTAAAGCTGTGTGTTATGGTACCTGATTTTAAACTTTCAACTAAACAAGCGAGAGAGGTTTTACCTCAAAAGCTTTCAAGGGAGGATGCGGTGTTCAATATTGGAAGGGCATCCATGTTAGTAGCTTGTATGGCTGCAGGGAAGTTTGATCTTATGTGGAACTCTATGCAGGACAGAGTACATCAACCGTACAGAAAAAAATTAATACCTGGCATGGATGAAATATTTGATGCCGCCAAGAGAGCTGGCGCACACGGCATGTTTATCAGCGGAGCCGGTCCTACTTTAATAGCTATAATATCTGGTGATGATGAGAGCTTTAAAGAACAAATGGAGAGTGTTGTTTCATCTCTAAGGGAAGATTGGACGGTAAATATAGTTGATCCTTGTTCTCAAGGGGCTAAGGTTGAGCTTATACATTGA
- a CDS encoding alcohol dehydrogenase catalytic domain-containing protein: MTKLERYKKVDYELPNKYLRWPLYGAGLENVGKQGKPIEVEMPEIKPNEVLLRVDAVGLCFSDIKVVNQGNKHPRITGRDLENDPAVLGHEATLTVVKAGEQRQDQYKIGNRYLIQADVFYKGVSMAFGYVLPGGMQQYVVVGDQILDGDEGSYLIPVDDSSGYAEVALSEPWACVEAALRIEHRNALKNGGIAWFVGFDNAKFDEYTISNGFDKQNHPAKVVVSNVKGKILEILKEKAAQTGAEFIEDNGIDNIDEFAEEYAKDTGFDDIVVLGTPTPEFVELASDKLANKGIFAIVADTPVARKVSIDGGRIHYDGTGYVGTMGTDIADAYAHERTSELFQDGKIFLMGAGGPMGQMYTQRAADTENGPKMVVVSDIDDNRLGELKERFAHLADRRGAAFKTINPNKVKPEEFDKFLSEASEGEKFTDVVAFVPVPALIGQAGDWLGDNGYLNIFAGIARGTKVNLDISGTYMKGHRWVGSSGSRLADLKYTLKKTEQGLLSPNQSVAAIGGLNVTNEGLRAVKEGRFPGKVVIWPQLPDLPLIPLPEMKDKLPNVAEKLDRGKFWTKEAEEELLNSKLEI; encoded by the coding sequence GTGACAAAGTTAGAAAGGTATAAGAAGGTTGATTATGAGCTTCCAAACAAATATTTAAGATGGCCGCTCTATGGTGCCGGGCTTGAAAATGTAGGAAAACAGGGTAAACCTATTGAGGTTGAAATGCCAGAGATCAAACCAAACGAAGTATTATTGAGGGTAGATGCAGTAGGGCTATGTTTTAGTGATATAAAGGTAGTAAATCAAGGGAATAAACATCCCAGAATTACCGGCAGGGATTTGGAAAATGATCCTGCTGTACTTGGCCATGAAGCTACGCTGACTGTTGTAAAAGCGGGAGAACAAAGACAAGACCAATACAAAATTGGGAACAGATATCTAATACAGGCTGATGTGTTTTATAAAGGGGTCTCAATGGCCTTTGGATATGTGCTCCCAGGGGGGATGCAACAATATGTTGTTGTAGGGGATCAAATACTTGATGGTGATGAGGGTTCATATTTGATTCCTGTTGATGATTCTAGCGGTTACGCTGAAGTCGCATTGAGCGAGCCGTGGGCATGTGTTGAGGCAGCATTGAGGATAGAGCATAGGAATGCTTTGAAAAATGGTGGCATTGCATGGTTTGTAGGGTTTGACAATGCAAAATTCGATGAATATACAATATCTAATGGATTTGATAAGCAAAACCATCCGGCTAAAGTAGTGGTATCCAATGTTAAAGGAAAAATACTTGAAATATTAAAAGAAAAAGCTGCTCAAACTGGAGCAGAGTTTATAGAAGATAACGGCATAGACAACATAGATGAATTTGCAGAAGAGTATGCTAAAGATACAGGTTTTGATGATATTGTAGTTTTGGGTACCCCCACTCCAGAGTTTGTTGAGCTCGCCAGCGATAAGCTTGCAAATAAAGGTATATTCGCTATAGTTGCTGATACACCGGTGGCGCGCAAAGTATCTATAGATGGTGGAAGGATACATTATGATGGAACAGGGTATGTAGGTACTATGGGTACAGACATAGCGGACGCATATGCACATGAAAGAACTTCTGAACTTTTTCAGGATGGAAAGATATTCTTGATGGGCGCTGGTGGGCCTATGGGACAGATGTATACTCAGAGGGCGGCTGATACCGAGAATGGTCCCAAGATGGTTGTGGTCAGCGATATAGATGATAACAGACTTGGTGAATTGAAGGAAAGGTTTGCTCATCTTGCTGACAGGAGAGGGGCAGCTTTCAAGACTATAAATCCAAACAAGGTAAAACCGGAGGAATTCGATAAATTTTTATCAGAAGCCTCTGAAGGAGAAAAGTTCACAGATGTAGTCGCTTTTGTACCTGTACCGGCTTTGATAGGGCAGGCTGGCGACTGGTTAGGGGATAACGGTTATTTGAATATTTTTGCCGGTATAGCCAGAGGAACTAAGGTAAATCTTGATATAAGCGGCACATATATGAAAGGACATAGGTGGGTAGGCAGCAGCGGATCTAGACTTGCGGACTTGAAATATACGCTTAAAAAGACTGAACAAGGACTACTTTCACCCAACCAGTCTGTTGCCGCTATAGGAGGTTTAAATGTAACAAATGAAGGGCTTAGAGCTGTAAAAGAGGGAAGATTCCCAGGCAAGGTTGTTATATGGCCACAGTTACCTGACCTGCCGTTAATACCATTACCTGAGATGAAGGATAAACTTCCAAATGTTGCAGAGAAGTTAGATAGAGGCAAGTTTTGGACAAAAGAAGCTGAAGAAGAATTATTGAATTCAAAATTAGAAATATGA
- a CDS encoding sensory rhodopsin transducer produces the protein MGEGEGKKIWFIPDGYMSSISNGKHYVSHEAVCVLNTGSEDANIKLTFYFEDREPMDKFAAVCKAQRTNHIRLDKIEDEDGNKVPLGVPYAIRIQSDCNIIVQHSRLDTTQCEMSLMTTIAY, from the coding sequence ATGGGCGAAGGAGAAGGAAAAAAGATATGGTTTATTCCCGATGGGTACATGTCCTCGATTAGCAATGGTAAACATTATGTGAGCCATGAGGCTGTCTGTGTACTTAACACAGGTTCGGAAGATGCCAATATCAAATTGACTTTTTATTTTGAAGATAGGGAACCGATGGATAAATTCGCTGCTGTATGCAAAGCGCAAAGAACAAATCATATAAGATTGGACAAAATAGAAGATGAAGATGGAAACAAGGTACCTTTAGGAGTGCCTTATGCTATCCGCATACAAAGTGATTGCAATATAATAGTTCAGCATAGCAGGTTGGATACAACACAGTGCGAGATGAGCCTTATGACTACAATAGCTTATTAA
- a CDS encoding PHP domain-containing protein translates to MQQKYREYIEGLNKEQTAERLQSLKSLKQMIDEGKLERPESGVYVNNHIHTIYSFSPYSPSKAIWMAYNSGLTTAGIMDHDSISGAKEFIEAGKIIDMATTIGVECRADFSGTRLNGKRINNPDQKSIAYVTMHGIPHQYIDHVKDFFKPYTAERNKRNSLMVDKINNIFKPHDIHLDFEQDVVAISKSDEGGSITERHILFGLAGKLMSKFGKGENLVNFLKDRLGIQISQKNYKYLMDKDNKFYQYDLLGVLKGDLVRLFYIDATKECPDIKEVINLTKDIGAISAYAYLGDVTDSVTGDKKAQKFEDDYIELLFDVLKELQFDAVTYMPSRNTLEQLKRIKHLCNKYDFFQISGEDINSPRQSFICPALNDKEFKNLIDSTWALIGHEKAATKNKGQGMFSDSSMTRYPDLDERTRVFKEIGLNG, encoded by the coding sequence ATGCAGCAAAAATATCGAGAATATATAGAAGGACTTAATAAAGAACAAACAGCTGAGAGACTACAGAGTTTAAAGTCTCTCAAACAGATGATAGATGAAGGGAAACTTGAAAGGCCGGAGTCGGGTGTGTATGTGAACAATCACATACACACCATATATTCATTTTCTCCCTATTCACCTTCAAAGGCTATTTGGATGGCTTATAATTCAGGGCTGACTACTGCCGGAATAATGGATCATGATTCTATAAGTGGAGCAAAAGAATTTATAGAGGCAGGGAAAATCATAGATATGGCTACTACCATCGGTGTGGAATGCAGAGCTGATTTTTCCGGTACAAGATTAAATGGAAAGAGGATAAACAACCCGGATCAAAAATCTATTGCTTATGTAACTATGCATGGTATTCCACACCAATATATTGACCATGTGAAAGACTTTTTTAAGCCTTATACGGCAGAGAGGAACAAAAGAAATAGTCTAATGGTGGACAAGATAAACAATATATTCAAGCCCCATGATATTCATCTTGACTTTGAACAAGATGTAGTTGCCATCTCTAAAAGTGATGAGGGAGGCAGTATTACTGAAAGGCATATATTATTCGGTTTAGCCGGCAAGTTGATGAGTAAATTTGGCAAAGGCGAAAACCTAGTGAACTTTCTTAAGGATAGGCTAGGCATACAAATAAGCCAAAAGAATTACAAATATTTAATGGATAAAGATAATAAATTTTACCAATATGATCTGTTAGGAGTATTAAAAGGAGATCTGGTAAGATTATTTTATATCGATGCAACAAAAGAGTGCCCCGATATAAAAGAGGTAATAAATCTTACAAAGGACATAGGAGCAATTTCTGCTTATGCTTATCTAGGCGATGTGACCGATTCAGTTACTGGAGATAAAAAAGCACAAAAATTTGAGGACGATTATATAGAATTGTTATTTGATGTGCTGAAAGAGTTACAGTTTGATGCTGTAACATATATGCCATCTAGGAATACTTTAGAGCAGCTTAAGCGAATCAAGCATTTATGCAATAAATACGATTTTTTTCAGATAAGCGGTGAGGATATAAACTCTCCAAGACAGTCGTTTATTTGTCCTGCCTTAAATGATAAAGAGTTTAAAAATCTGATAGATTCAACTTGGGCACTTATAGGACATGAGAAGGCTGCTACCAAAAATAAAGGTCAAGGCATGTTTTCTGACAGCAGTATGACTCGCTATCCCGATCTCGATGAAAGAACCCGAGTTTTTAAAGAGATTGGATTGAATGGTTAG
- a CDS encoding DeoR/GlpR family DNA-binding transcription regulator — MFVIERQQEILNILKQEKSVTVSDLSKRFFVSEATIRRDLRELEKLDLLKKTYGGAVLLEGLNLEAPLSFRETEQKAEKEKMGKLASDLVKDGDILIIDSSSTTLKIVDYLNDKDKLTVITNGAKTVVELGKLTNVKTYSTGGLIRENSMSLIGETARKCIQKYHADILFFSCRSISMEKGITDSSEEEAELRRIMLLNSNKSVLICDHTKFDAASFCKVCDFEHVDCLVTDKKPSNAWMEFLKSKNIEVVFE; from the coding sequence ATGTTTGTTATAGAAAGACAGCAAGAAATACTTAATATACTAAAGCAAGAAAAATCAGTAACAGTATCCGACTTAAGCAAAAGATTTTTTGTCAGCGAAGCAACAATAAGGCGTGATTTAAGAGAGTTAGAAAAATTGGACCTTTTGAAAAAAACTTACGGAGGAGCCGTGCTTTTAGAAGGCTTAAATCTGGAAGCCCCCCTTTCCTTCAGAGAAACTGAACAAAAAGCAGAAAAAGAAAAGATGGGAAAACTAGCATCCGATCTTGTAAAAGACGGAGATATATTGATAATCGATTCCAGTAGTACAACGTTAAAAATAGTAGATTATCTAAATGATAAAGATAAGCTCACGGTTATAACCAATGGAGCCAAAACAGTTGTAGAATTAGGTAAGCTCACTAATGTAAAAACATATTCAACAGGGGGGTTGATAAGAGAAAATTCTATGTCTTTGATCGGCGAAACAGCTAGAAAATGTATACAAAAATATCATGCCGATATATTGTTTTTTTCCTGTCGTTCGATTTCTATGGAAAAAGGTATCACCGATTCCAGTGAGGAGGAAGCAGAACTTCGTAGGATAATGCTTTTAAACTCCAACAAATCAGTGTTGATCTGTGACCATACCAAATTTGATGCAGCATCCTTTTGTAAGGTATGTGATTTCGAACATGTGGATTGTTTGGTCACCGATAAAAAACCTTCCAATGCTTGGATGGAGTTTTTGAAGAGTAAGAATATCGAAGTTGTTTTTGAATAG